The DNA sequence cattttattcacaatagaacataaacatatcatATAATTGAAACTGAgatgttttaccatttcaagGAAAATATTGGCATattctgaatttgatggcagcaacacatctcaaaaaggttattgctgcaaataaaaaaacaaatgcaggagcatttgacaactaattagattaattggcaagacatcagtaacatgactgggtataaaaggagcatttcagagaggcttAGAATCATGAATGTGCAGATGGGGAGAgattcaccaatctgtgacaaactttCTCTAAATCTCAGAAGAAtcttcctcaatgtaaaattgtgaagatccCATCATCATTATATCatcttttgatgatataatatcatcaaaagattcagagaatcaggaggaatctcagtgagcaagggacaaggtcaaaactggatacAAATGATCTCCAGATCCTCGGgtagcactgcattaaaaacaggcaacactACATGGGCTCAAGAACACTTCCataaatcactgtctgtgctcACTGTGCAATCCAAAAATGGAAGTTAAAGcagtatcatgcaaagaagaaccCATATGTGAGCAGtatccagaaatgctgccatATTCTCTGAGCCCaacctcatttaaaatggtctgaggcaaaatggaaaactcttatgtggtcagatgaataaaaattttaaattctaggAAACCATGGATGTCGTGTCCTGCAGAATAAAGAGAAGAGGgatcatccagcttgttatcagcggacagttcaaaagcctatttctctgatggtatggggttgTATTAATGCCTATGGTGTGGACCTATGGTTctattgggaataaaatatgggttgatgagatttgcaaatcattggattCTGCATTTATTCACGTTTTACTCATCATCCCAACATTTtctgaattggggttgtacaataAAGCTGTCCACAATTATTAGTAGAGGGAAACTGACTTCTTACAAAACCTTTTCAGAGCTTCCCAAAGCGTTGGTAAGAGTAGTGATTCTGAGCCTGCCATTCACTGAGGGTGATTTTTGCTAGTGAATTTCCAAAACGTCTTTGGTAGTTCCTGAAACCAGATAGATCCAAAGCCACATGTTTAACATTGTGTGAGACACATATGCCTTAGGACTGTTAAAAACGTATCCAATGACTATACATAAACCCAATGTGAAAGATGTAGTATACCTGCGTGTTAAGTCAGAGGGATGCTGCCAGTGCCTGCAGTTAGAGCCTTTTGTCTGGTCAGCTGGTCTGGTCATGAGGTTCAGCAGTTCTGTCATgatatcttaaaaaaacaaaaattactttttcaaattaaatgtaaaattaaacaaatacatttacaataactGTTCACAAATGcatggaaaaaggaaaaagtcattGTCATCATTATGAATGTAATATATCACATTTCAGATAAAGTGCAATGTCTGGGCCTTTAAAAGTTTATGGCTTATTCTACGGTCAGGaggatataaaatataaaaataacaatgagATATTTCTCAAAATAGCGGCCATCAGCCATTTCTAAAGATCAGAATCGGCCATTAAAAAACCTGTATCAGTTAACCACTAATGGATAATAAAACACCCATTAAACGAGCATAAATGAAGAAAACTGTTTAGCTAACTATTTTACCTATCTTAATGGCAAGTTCTGGTGGACTTTAACAGCCTCTACACtttataaaatcaatttttatttgaatagaaaataacaacaatttctAATCAATTGGCAGACCTGGTTATTATCCTTCAAGGAATAGAGCGGTTTAGGTGAAGTATTTCCTTAACCGTATTTCCTAAGACATACCTCCAAActagtgtttttattattgctcTGAAAAAATCTTGAGAGACGCACTTACTCATGTCAGAATCCAATCACAAACCAATTCTAGTGACCACAATGCTTTGGGAAACACGACAGAGGCTAGAACATAGTGTTAACTGGgctagctaatgttagctgaTTCCATGCTCTGGAAGTATTTTGGAAGTATTGTGTGGGAGTCTTGAGTTTTTGTGACGttcatttttataaactttataataattaattttaactttaaaaacactCCAAAAAGTATATGAATTTGATTGCGGAATTGCTAACTTTAATTGCTTACCTTTATTCTCCtaaaaaagggagaagaaaatTCCAAGTAATTCAACGATACAGTCACATCACATTATGCATCAAATCAATGCAATGCATTCAGTGTGTGCAGTGAGACTCAGGTTCATACCTTGATCTGCTCGATTTTCGTTCATGTGTGCAGTGACCAGGTGGACATATTGCCATTTTTCATGCTCCCAGTCCAAATGTCCATTAAAGATCACCAgcctattaaaaataaaacttttctgtACAGGTACACTACTAACCACATGCTTAGGACAGCTATCATAAAGTACAGAGAAAGCCCAACTGTACAAATTATGCATACACACAGCCTTATACATACAGATATAGCACCAGAAGCCAAACAGGCAAGAATATGCATGTCATAATATATCCCCTTTAGAACCACTAAGCCACCACTAAACCTCC is a window from the Channa argus isolate prfri chromosome 16, Channa argus male v1.0, whole genome shotgun sequence genome containing:
- the LOC137101511 gene encoding S100P-binding protein-like, translated to MTHTLSEQNTNRTWANPDKDGVSQSDKGVSSARSQRLVIFNGHLDWEHEKWQYVHLVTAHMNENRADQDIMTELLNLMTRPADQTKGSNCRHWQHPSDLTRRNYQRRFGNSLAKITLSEWQAQNHYSYQRFGKL